Proteins from a genomic interval of Acidimicrobiia bacterium:
- a CDS encoding DNA-3-methyladenine glycosylase, whose translation MLILTTRWCHTETCSTMPHQNQNQNQNPVTRNSQAKGNSGREPHIGQPQPLPYEGPLNMVTMFKYFSRRAIGGVEQVDLENSTYRRSVRVDGQMGIIEIQALSDGRLEWSSSFNQSQPSEAIEARVRAIFGLDQPIVEAHQLLGSDQFLAPIVAVHSGLRVAGTWDPFETGVRTIMGQQVSVAGASTIAARFVERLGTRMDRVGDCVDTLGADCPQYLFPTPATVAEANLDAIGMPQARVNAIRGFANAVAEGQVVLDKAVPLDELISSICAIKGLGPWTAHYIAMRLGHHDAFPAADLGLRKALATTGDDGVSNVPNTRQLEARSEAWRPWRSLAAMLLWHHNSQP comes from the coding sequence ATGTTGATCCTGACGACGAGGTGGTGCCACACGGAGACTTGTTCAACCATGCCTCACCAGAACCAGAACCAGAACCAGAACCCGGTAACTCGCAATAGCCAAGCCAAGGGTAATTCTGGTCGCGAACCCCACATAGGGCAGCCCCAGCCATTGCCCTATGAAGGACCCTTGAACATGGTCACCATGTTCAAATATTTTTCCCGACGCGCCATCGGTGGAGTTGAACAGGTCGACTTGGAGAACAGTACCTACCGGCGCAGCGTTCGAGTTGATGGCCAAATGGGCATCATTGAGATTCAAGCGTTGTCTGATGGTCGCCTGGAGTGGAGCAGTAGTTTCAACCAAAGCCAACCGAGCGAAGCTATTGAGGCGCGGGTTCGGGCCATCTTTGGCTTAGACCAACCGATAGTAGAGGCCCATCAGCTGCTCGGTAGCGATCAATTTTTGGCACCGATCGTAGCTGTGCATTCAGGTTTGAGGGTGGCCGGAACCTGGGATCCCTTCGAGACCGGAGTCCGCACGATTATGGGTCAACAAGTCAGTGTGGCGGGGGCCAGCACCATTGCAGCGCGTTTTGTAGAACGACTTGGTACTCGGATGGACAGAGTCGGCGATTGCGTCGACACGCTGGGGGCCGACTGTCCGCAATATCTGTTTCCCACGCCAGCCACCGTTGCCGAAGCGAACTTAGATGCCATCGGTATGCCCCAGGCACGCGTCAACGCCATCCGAGGCTTTGCCAACGCCGTGGCGGAAGGCCAAGTTGTGCTCGACAAAGCGGTGCCGCTTGATGAGCTAATCAGCTCAATTTGTGCCATCAAGGGTTTGGGCCCGTGGACAGCGCACTACATTGCCATGCGCCTTGGTCATCACGATGCTTTCCCGGCTGCTGATCTCGGCTTACGAAAGGCCTTGGCCACTACCGGGGATGACGGCGTGTCGAATGTGCCAAACACGCGCCAGCTCGAAGCGCGTTCCGAAGCTTGGCGCCCGTGGCGTTCATTGGCGGCCATGTTGCTTTGGCATCACAATTCACAGCCTTAA
- the folK gene encoding 2-amino-4-hydroxy-6-hydroxymethyldihydropteridine diphosphokinase has protein sequence MRAFLGLGSNLGDRQAYLRQAVQSIDELTAVSRVYETEPVGGPENQGAYLNLVVQLETNWSPRELLGLCGLLEEAAQRVRKERFGPRTLDVDVLWIDGVEVNEIDLVVPHPRMLLRRFVQVPLLELAPDLADLAWDVDPDDEVVPHGDLFNHASPEPEPEPEPGNSQ, from the coding sequence GTGCGAGCATTTTTGGGTCTAGGTTCCAACTTAGGTGATCGTCAGGCTTATCTACGCCAGGCTGTTCAATCCATCGACGAGCTGACGGCGGTATCGAGGGTTTATGAAACAGAACCGGTTGGTGGCCCTGAAAACCAAGGGGCCTATCTCAATTTGGTGGTTCAGTTAGAGACGAACTGGTCGCCTCGTGAACTCCTTGGCCTGTGTGGCTTGCTAGAAGAAGCGGCGCAGCGGGTGCGCAAGGAGCGCTTTGGTCCTCGCACCTTAGACGTGGATGTGCTTTGGATTGATGGGGTTGAGGTAAACGAGATCGATTTAGTGGTACCGCATCCGCGTATGTTGCTGCGGAGGTTTGTTCAGGTGCCGCTCTTAGAGTTAGCCCCAGACTTGGCAGATCTTGCTTGGGATGTTGATCCTGACGACGAGGTGGTGCCACACGGAGACTTGTTCAACCATGCCTCACCAGAACCAGAACCAGAACCAGAACCCGGTAACTCGCAATAG
- a CDS encoding HAD hydrolase-like protein → MTRILFFDLDGCLVDSTLPIRESLNATFVPLGLPEVTDAELPRYIGPPIRVSFTALAREYGRDQETIEEMIEQYRSFYSVISVEQAISYPGMRETLEALAEVERLVICTSKTQALVPPILEALGYNVFFEAVFGPLQDDEEGKVETLARAVQQVEPFSRHGSAMIGDRYHDMKAAHAHSLTGVGVEWGFGDEAELSGAGAHHIVAKPEELLDIFGVTNPKS, encoded by the coding sequence GCTGCCTATCCGCGAGTCGCTGAACGCCACCTTTGTGCCCCTTGGTTTACCCGAGGTCACCGACGCTGAGCTGCCGCGGTATATCGGGCCCCCGATTCGGGTCAGTTTTACCGCTCTAGCGCGTGAATACGGACGTGACCAAGAAACCATCGAGGAGATGATCGAGCAGTATCGGTCTTTCTACAGCGTTATTTCAGTGGAGCAAGCCATTTCTTACCCGGGAATGCGCGAAACGCTTGAGGCCTTAGCGGAGGTGGAGCGCTTAGTAATCTGTACCTCAAAAACCCAAGCTTTAGTGCCACCCATTTTAGAAGCACTGGGTTACAACGTGTTTTTCGAAGCGGTGTTTGGTCCGTTGCAAGACGATGAAGAAGGCAAGGTTGAAACCTTGGCGCGAGCGGTGCAGCAGGTAGAACCGTTTAGCCGCCACGGCTCGGCCATGATTGGCGACCGCTACCACGATATGAAGGCCGCCCACGCCCATAGTTTGACTGGCGTTGGTGTGGAATGGGGTTTTGGTGACGAAGCCGAGCTAAGCGGTGCCGGTGCTCATCACATTGTGGCGAAACCGGAAGAGCTTCTGGATATTTTTGGGGTTACGAACCCCAAATCATGA
- the folP gene encoding dihydropteroate synthase: MSSPNPLNPGFNGRTNPVAFKPAPQPPLVMGVVNVTPDSFSDGGQFLDVNAAIAHGRDLIDEGAQIIDVGAESTRPGASPIDEATELARAIPVVAALAPHIRVSIDTVKPTVAEAAVAAGATLINDVSASLAPVAARLGVGWVAMHSRGTPATMQSLVDYEDVVGEVCEFLRLKAEEAERLGVEEIWVDPGIGFAKTGLQNVKLLANLDALCSLGWPVLVGTSRKRFLGQLLAESDAAGAARARAARPESTKTAGVSGNLDDRVSSVGNDDLPVDLVNVAERLEGSIATVTWALASGASMVRVHDVSASVEAVSVVAGSINEH, from the coding sequence ATGAGCAGCCCCAACCCGCTTAACCCCGGCTTTAATGGCCGAACCAACCCGGTGGCCTTTAAGCCTGCCCCGCAGCCACCACTGGTTATGGGCGTTGTGAATGTGACCCCCGATTCGTTCTCGGACGGTGGCCAGTTTCTAGATGTGAACGCGGCGATCGCGCATGGGCGCGATCTGATCGATGAAGGTGCTCAAATTATCGACGTGGGTGCTGAATCTACCCGTCCGGGGGCTTCTCCAATTGATGAGGCCACCGAACTGGCCCGAGCTATCCCGGTGGTGGCGGCGTTGGCACCTCATATCCGGGTTTCTATTGACACCGTTAAACCAACGGTTGCCGAAGCGGCCGTGGCCGCCGGCGCCACCTTGATTAACGACGTTTCAGCATCGCTGGCGCCCGTAGCCGCCCGACTGGGGGTCGGCTGGGTAGCCATGCACAGCCGTGGCACACCAGCCACCATGCAGAGCCTGGTCGATTACGAAGACGTGGTTGGTGAAGTCTGTGAATTTTTGCGGTTGAAAGCTGAAGAAGCTGAGCGTTTAGGCGTTGAGGAAATTTGGGTGGACCCAGGTATCGGTTTTGCCAAGACCGGTTTACAAAACGTGAAGCTATTGGCCAACCTTGATGCCTTATGCAGCCTTGGCTGGCCAGTTCTGGTTGGTACCAGCCGAAAACGCTTCTTGGGTCAGCTGTTAGCGGAATCAGACGCGGCCGGTGCGGCCAGAGCCCGCGCCGCTCGCCCTGAAAGCACCAAAACTGCGGGTGTGTCTGGCAATTTAGACGATAGGGTTTCTTCGGTCGGTAATGATGATTTACCGGTTGATTTGGTGAACGTTGCTGAAAGGCTAGAAGGCTCGATCGCCACCGTAACCTGGGCTCTGGCATCTGGAGCTTCAATGGTACGAGTGCACGATGTAAGCGCTAGCGTTGAGGCGGTGTCAGTAGTTGCAGGGTCTATCAACGAGCACTAA
- a CDS encoding DUF2520 domain-containing protein — MPNVRIIGPGRAGRALAIALVAAGWELEDFVGRDDELTHMAIGPDLLVIATPDDAIANVANAILPAPGTVVAHLAGSLGLDVLGAHAHKAVLHPLVTIPNAEVGAQRLLGAWYSIAANTPGATRLIEEVVQTLHGQPIPVADENRAVYHAAAAVASNHLVALLAQVERLGEQAGVPLEAYLELVRMSVDNVEQIGPKAALTGPAARGDMATIARHLAAMPEAERPLYLALSEAAQKLAGHATPGLEA, encoded by the coding sequence GTGCCAAACGTGCGCATCATCGGTCCGGGACGTGCGGGTCGAGCGCTAGCAATTGCACTGGTGGCAGCAGGCTGGGAGCTTGAAGATTTTGTGGGCCGTGACGACGAGCTGACCCATATGGCGATTGGCCCTGACCTGTTAGTAATCGCTACCCCCGATGACGCTATCGCCAATGTCGCTAACGCTATTTTGCCTGCTCCGGGAACGGTAGTGGCACATCTGGCCGGATCTTTAGGTCTTGACGTTTTAGGTGCTCATGCCCACAAAGCTGTCTTGCATCCTCTAGTCACTATTCCCAACGCCGAGGTCGGTGCCCAACGTCTTTTGGGTGCTTGGTACTCAATAGCTGCCAACACCCCCGGAGCAACTCGCCTGATAGAAGAGGTGGTGCAAACGTTGCATGGCCAACCTATTCCGGTGGCTGATGAAAACCGTGCGGTGTATCACGCCGCCGCAGCGGTTGCTTCAAACCACCTGGTGGCGCTATTGGCCCAGGTTGAACGGCTGGGAGAACAGGCTGGAGTGCCCCTTGAGGCCTATCTTGAATTGGTGCGAATGAGCGTAGACAACGTGGAACAAATTGGTCCGAAAGCTGCCTTAACCGGTCCCGCGGCCCGGGGTGATATGGCAACTATTGCCCGCCATCTAGCAGCCATGCCAGAAGCTGAACGGCCCTTGTATCTAGCTTTATCGGAAGCCGCCCAAAAGCTGGCTGGACACGCAACACCCGGTCTTGAGGCCTGA
- the panC gene encoding pantoate--beta-alanine ligase yields MEEITQIAALRKVLDSRRASGATIGLVPTMGYLHEGHISLMARARSECDVVVATIFVNPLQFGPSEDLSSYPRDLERDRQLAVGAGVDFLFVPEVTEMYPQAVVTTVSVSGVSEEMEGATRPTHFSGVATVVAKILNIVGATRAYFGEKDFQQLAVVKRMVSDLSFPVEVVGCETIREPDGLALSSRNAYLSEIERQSATVLKRALDTGAKAIASGERNGNAIRQLMSDVVAKEPVASLDYAQVADPDTLEAVHDLSPYGGQNVRLLIAAQVGKPRLLDNISAAVPLSEPHLYTADSLKTDGSPPSSFSSGGN; encoded by the coding sequence ATGGAAGAAATCACCCAGATTGCGGCCTTGCGCAAAGTTCTCGATTCCAGGCGGGCCAGTGGTGCCACCATTGGCTTGGTGCCAACCATGGGCTATTTGCATGAGGGACACATCTCGTTAATGGCACGAGCACGTTCGGAATGTGATGTGGTGGTGGCCACCATTTTTGTCAACCCGCTGCAATTTGGTCCCAGCGAAGATCTTAGCAGTTATCCAAGAGACCTTGAGCGTGACCGCCAGCTCGCAGTTGGGGCCGGGGTTGATTTCCTGTTTGTACCTGAGGTCACCGAAATGTATCCCCAAGCGGTGGTCACCACGGTTAGCGTTTCGGGGGTGTCAGAAGAAATGGAAGGCGCGACCAGACCGACCCATTTTTCTGGCGTGGCCACGGTGGTCGCCAAGATTCTGAACATTGTTGGTGCCACTAGGGCTTATTTCGGCGAGAAGGATTTCCAGCAGCTAGCGGTAGTCAAGCGGATGGTTAGTGACCTCTCGTTTCCAGTGGAAGTTGTCGGCTGTGAAACGATTCGTGAACCCGACGGTTTGGCACTTTCCAGTCGAAATGCCTATCTCAGTGAGATTGAGCGACAGAGTGCAACGGTTCTTAAGCGGGCCCTCGACACGGGTGCCAAAGCCATTGCGTCTGGTGAACGCAACGGCAACGCTATCCGCCAGCTAATGTCCGACGTGGTGGCCAAGGAGCCCGTAGCAAGCTTGGACTATGCCCAGGTGGCCGATCCCGACACCTTGGAAGCCGTGCATGACTTAAGCCCATATGGCGGCCAAAACGTTCGATTGTTGATCGCCGCGCAGGTGGGTAAACCTCGTTTGCTAGACAATATTTCGGCCGCGGTTCCACTATCAGAACCTCATCTCTACACCGCTGATTCCCTAAAGACCGATGGATCGCCACCCAGCAGTTTTAGCAGCGGTGGTAACTAG
- the folB gene encoding dihydroneopterin aldolase yields MSASDQIILSGLRAVGFCGALPEEQERPQPFEVDLVVEADLPAAGASDRLEDTIDYGTLGEAVVGIITRHRFVLIERMAEVITERVLEDQRVSTVTVTVKKLRPPVPFALETSSVRITRTRS; encoded by the coding sequence GTGAGCGCTTCCGACCAAATAATACTTAGTGGCCTTCGGGCTGTGGGTTTTTGTGGGGCCTTGCCAGAAGAGCAAGAGCGTCCTCAACCATTCGAGGTCGATTTGGTGGTCGAAGCCGATCTACCGGCCGCCGGTGCCAGTGATCGTTTGGAAGACACCATCGACTACGGCACTTTGGGTGAAGCCGTAGTGGGAATCATTACCCGCCACCGTTTTGTGCTGATTGAACGAATGGCTGAAGTAATTACCGAGAGGGTCCTTGAAGACCAAAGGGTTAGCACGGTCACGGTGACGGTGAAGAAGCTTCGTCCCCCGGTGCCCTTTGCTCTCGAGACTTCATCGGTGCGCATTACACGAACACGAAGTTAG